One window from the genome of Sesamum indicum cultivar Zhongzhi No. 13 linkage group LG15, S_indicum_v1.0, whole genome shotgun sequence encodes:
- the LOC105178307 gene encoding haloacid dehalogenase-like hydrolase domain-containing protein At4g39970 (The sequence of the model RefSeq protein was modified relative to this genomic sequence to represent the inferred CDS: added 38 bases not found in genome assembly) — translation MASFVMLRFPPHLSNSLAFSSRPPLFSLFKTRSNTFSAANSRTTSCRPLVVTVSASSGALQALIFDCDGVILESEHLHRQAYNDAFAHFNVRCPSSSSSQPLNWSLEFYDELQNLIGGGKPKMRWYFKEHGWPTSTVLGTSPESDEDRAKLIDILQDWKTERYKEIIKSGTVEPRPGVLRLMDEAKASGKLLAVCSAATKSSVILCLENLIGMERFQGLDCFLAGDDVKEKKPDPSIYLTAAKKLGVSEKDCLVVEDSVIGLQAATGAGTSCVISYTPSTANQDFSDAIAIYPDLSNVRLTDLEALLKDAVAAS, via the exons ATGGCTTCTTTCGTCATGCTCCGCTTCCCACCCCATCTCTCAAACTCTCTAGCTTTCTCCTCTCGCCctcctctcttctctctcttcaaaACCCGCAGTAATACCTTCTCCGCCGCCAATTCAAGAACCACTAGCTGCAGACCGTTAGTAGTTACAGTCTCAGCCTCATCTGGTGCGCTTCAAGCTCTGATATTCGACTGCGACGGCGTTATATTGGAGTCCGAGCATCTCCACCGTCAAGCCTACAACGATGCCTTTGCACATTTCAATGTTCGCTGCccatcttcatcttcctctCAGCCGCTCAATTGGAGCCTGGAATTTTATGATGAGCTGCAGAATCTGATTGGCGGCGGAAAACCCAAAATGCGATG GTACTTTAAGGAGCATGGTTGGCCGACTTCTACAGTTTTAGGTACTTCTCCGGAGAGTGATGAAGATAGAGCGAAGCTGATTGACATTCTTCAG GACTGGAAGACAGAGAGATACAAAGAAATAATCAAATCTGGAACA GTTGAACCTAGACCTGGAGTTTTGAGATTGATGGATGAGGCAAAAGCTTCT GGCAAATTGCTTGCTGTTTGCTCTGCTGCAACCAAAAGTTCAGTTATCCTGTGTTTGGAAAATCTCATTGGAATG GAGCGCTTCCAAGGTCTTGATTGCTTCCTTGCAG GAGATGATGTTAAGGAGAAGAAGCCTGATCCCTCGATTTATTTGACTGCTGCCAAG AAATTGGGCGTGTCAGAGAAGGATTGCTTGGTTGTAGAAGATAGTGTCATTGGATTGCAG CACACCATCCACCGCTAACCAG GATTTCTCAGATGCCATAGCAATCTACCCCGACTTGAGCAATGTCAG ATTGACAGACTTAGAGGCATTGCTTAAAGATGCCGTTGCTGCAAGCTAA